The following are encoded in a window of Bacillus sp. SORGH_AS_0510 genomic DNA:
- a CDS encoding 2Fe-2S iron-sulfur cluster-binding protein translates to MPKVILHVDGTTVEQEVKDNANLVVLAGIRQLPKLKYGCGMGRCTKCTCIVINGAESLSPPNWKEEKMLGEKVNEGYRLTCQLTIQQDIEISQENIMIDPPKKKSAYQV, encoded by the coding sequence ATGCCAAAAGTAATCCTTCATGTAGATGGAACGACAGTTGAACAAGAAGTGAAAGATAATGCTAACTTAGTAGTGTTAGCAGGGATACGTCAATTACCTAAATTAAAGTATGGCTGTGGAATGGGAAGATGTACAAAATGTACGTGCATTGTTATAAATGGTGCCGAATCATTATCACCACCCAATTGGAAAGAGGAAAAAATGCTAGGAGAAAAAGTAAATGAAGGTTACCGTTTAACATGTCAATTAACGATTCAACAGGATATTGAAATTTCTCAAGAAAATATTATGATCGATCCCCCGAAGAAGAAATCAGCATATCAAGTGTAA
- a CDS encoding aspartate dehydrogenase, which yields MLKVGIIGYGTLGRSISDLISSKQAGDVVLKAILVRKPLNSTELTPVNCTITTDESGFFNQNLDIIIEAAGHHALQLYGEKALSSGSNLIILSVGALANIDFYESLLETATLHQKQLIIPSAAIAGLDRVAAGVLGEINEIRLITRKPPKSWYGTIAEEKVNLETIKEPYCIFDGNARDAAKLFPENVNVSAALSLAGIGFEDTTVQVYVDPTIDKNTHTIVAKGYFGQVEISVQNNPFIQNPKSSPIVSMSVAKVLRNLTSALVIGV from the coding sequence ATGCTTAAAGTTGGTATTATCGGTTATGGAACTCTTGGTAGAAGTATTAGCGACTTAATATCTTCCAAACAGGCAGGCGATGTCGTACTTAAAGCTATTCTAGTTAGAAAGCCACTTAATTCCACGGAATTGACTCCAGTAAATTGTACCATTACAACAGATGAATCCGGTTTTTTTAATCAAAATTTAGATATCATTATTGAAGCAGCGGGACATCATGCTCTACAGCTTTATGGTGAAAAAGCTCTCTCCTCAGGAAGCAACCTTATTATCCTATCTGTTGGTGCTTTGGCAAATATAGATTTTTATGAGTCCCTTTTAGAAACAGCTACTCTTCATCAAAAACAACTGATAATTCCATCAGCTGCAATTGCTGGTTTGGATCGAGTAGCTGCTGGAGTGTTAGGTGAAATTAATGAAATAAGACTAATTACGAGGAAGCCTCCGAAAAGCTGGTACGGAACGATTGCCGAGGAAAAAGTAAATCTTGAAACCATTAAAGAACCATATTGTATCTTTGATGGCAATGCTAGGGACGCTGCAAAATTATTTCCTGAAAACGTAAATGTATCTGCTGCCTTAAGTCTAGCAGGTATTGGTTTTGAAGATACAACGGTTCAAGTATATGTTGACCCGACAATTGATAAAAACACACATACAATTGTAGCAAAGGGTTATTTTGGACAAGTAGAGATTTCCGTTCAAAACAATCCTTTTATTCAAAATCCAAAATCCAGCCCCATTGTGTCCATGAGTGTGGCAAAAGTATTAAGAAATCTAACCTCCGCCTTAGTCATTGGGGTATAG
- a CDS encoding creatininase family protein yields MKCYDLTVMTWKEVEEALRSVKFAVIPIGAHEQHGPHMVESCDAVLAEKMAKKLGERMFPYALVTPTINMGVSPHHLNFPGTISLQPTTLIAILKDVISSLKHHGVEKFLLLNSHGGNQSTLNVASTILTQELNVEIYYAKTTASAKKAIQEHVSSPLYGHSCEREVSEALYLAPDIVRLENLEKGDIQEEGRWKQLRPGKAIQGFYYYEEMTNNGCIGDGTKASWDIGRQIVEEALDHLTFELQELFNLKVNVHV; encoded by the coding sequence TTGAAGTGCTATGATTTAACAGTTATGACATGGAAGGAAGTAGAGGAAGCACTTAGAAGTGTTAAATTTGCTGTAATACCTATTGGAGCACATGAACAGCACGGTCCACATATGGTGGAAAGTTGTGATGCAGTATTAGCAGAAAAGATGGCAAAAAAACTAGGAGAGAGGATGTTTCCTTATGCACTAGTAACTCCTACAATTAATATGGGGGTATCGCCACATCATTTGAATTTCCCTGGGACGATTTCATTGCAGCCAACGACCTTAATAGCAATTTTGAAGGATGTCATTTCATCATTAAAACATCATGGTGTAGAGAAGTTTTTATTGTTAAATTCACACGGTGGAAACCAATCAACTCTCAATGTTGCTTCAACCATTTTAACTCAGGAACTAAACGTTGAAATTTATTATGCAAAGACGACAGCTTCAGCAAAAAAAGCAATTCAGGAACATGTGAGTTCACCCTTATATGGTCATAGCTGTGAGCGAGAAGTGTCAGAAGCACTTTATTTGGCACCAGATATTGTTCGTCTTGAAAACTTGGAAAAAGGGGATATACAGGAGGAAGGAAGATGGAAGCAACTTAGACCAGGGAAGGCAATCCAAGGATTTTATTATTATGAGGAAATGACCAATAATGGTTGTATTGGTGATGGCACAAAAGCTAGTTGGGATATAGGTCGCCAAATTGTCGAAGAAGCTTTAGATCATCTAACATTTGAACTTCAAGAATTATTCAATTTAAAAGTTAATGTACATGTATAG
- a CDS encoding NAD(P)-binding domain-containing protein: MKPIKVGLIGIGKLGTAMLTNWERQGISIGVYHPNREKAHQYSQSYQTSYLLEEKELLNTDVLILALPAIEIIPFISSLNYQSMSQHSPNIINMATNLPTKEIKSKFPFLNLYGIKYMGHAKDLLEHGNGLFISELVLPEIVDELFQSIGKIEIDSEECLTKVNKLATYYAIKTAIDIENEFTARGLSYDYLKRALTSLAPEVIRSYSEGTLGHFAKEIVKEIQEENRKQD; the protein is encoded by the coding sequence ATGAAACCAATAAAAGTGGGATTAATTGGGATTGGTAAGTTGGGTACGGCGATGCTGACTAACTGGGAAAGACAAGGGATCTCAATAGGAGTATACCATCCTAATAGAGAAAAGGCACATCAATATTCTCAGAGTTATCAAACTAGTTATCTTTTAGAAGAAAAAGAATTATTGAACACAGATGTATTAATTCTAGCTCTTCCAGCCATAGAGATAATCCCGTTTATTTCGAGTCTGAATTACCAAAGTATGTCACAACATTCACCCAATATCATAAATATGGCAACAAACCTTCCCACCAAAGAAATCAAGTCGAAGTTTCCATTTTTGAATCTATATGGAATAAAATATATGGGGCATGCGAAAGATTTATTGGAACATGGAAATGGTCTGTTTATTTCAGAACTCGTCCTACCTGAAATAGTAGATGAACTTTTCCAGTCTATTGGAAAGATAGAAATTGACAGTGAAGAGTGTTTAACAAAGGTAAACAAATTAGCTACATATTATGCAATAAAGACTGCCATTGATATAGAAAATGAATTTACAGCTAGAGGTTTATCGTATGATTATCTAAAACGAGCTTTAACATCTCTTGCTCCAGAGGTGATACGTTCGTATAGTGAAGGTACTCTTGGGCACTTTGCCAAAGAGATAGTGAAAGAAATTCAAGAAGAAAATAGGAAGCAGGATTGA
- a CDS encoding guanylate kinase — MYKIKEKEKIFIYTGPDGSGRKTIAKMVATAFDMETVLSYTTRPSRHYEKNGEDYHFINEADFKKMQENHEFLESVEIDGFFYGIREQDIVKAFEHHNLVYLTLNPEGTEKLKKLYGDRVMRFFIYADRDTVIERQKERQDNAEDINRHISHYDEIMAYKASCEHAFENYDLPQVSFQISEVIEAFLDRGFEVTDY, encoded by the coding sequence ATGTACAAGATTAAAGAAAAAGAAAAGATTTTTATTTATACTGGACCGGATGGATCTGGTAGAAAAACCATTGCTAAAATGGTTGCTACTGCCTTTGATATGGAAACCGTTCTCTCCTACACCACACGTCCCTCTCGTCATTATGAAAAGAATGGTGAAGATTACCATTTTATTAATGAAGCTGACTTCAAAAAAATGCAAGAAAACCATGAGTTTCTTGAAAGTGTTGAAATTGATGGCTTTTTTTATGGTATTCGTGAACAGGATATTGTAAAAGCTTTTGAGCATCATAACCTTGTCTATTTAACTTTAAATCCTGAAGGAACAGAAAAATTGAAGAAGTTATATGGTGACCGAGTAATGCGTTTCTTTATTTATGCGGACAGGGATACTGTGATTGAAAGACAAAAGGAACGTCAAGATAATGCTGAAGATATTAATCGTCATATAAGCCATTACGACGAAATTATGGCTTATAAGGCTTCCTGTGAACATGCGTTTGAAAATTATGACCTTCCACAGGTTTCTTTTCAAATCAGCGAAGTTATTGAAGCATTTCTTGATAGAGGTTTTGAGGTAACAGACTATTAA
- the yyaC gene encoding spore protease YyaC, producing MWIFNGKKKKIKKDVRVYYCSEKQTEDGTEFRDIINKLNEVFHSTSQQVVILCIGSDRSTGDSLGPLVGTMLKKSKISFPVYGTLEEPVHALNIKKILKEIVQIYQNPFILGIDACLGDERQIGYILLKEGPLIPGMALNKSLPSVGDYHMNAIVNYLDPLSPGQSLNTTRLFVVMRLAESISKIITDAALIEGSFTDEKVIEKNG from the coding sequence ATGTGGATTTTTAATGGAAAGAAAAAGAAAATTAAAAAAGATGTTAGGGTATATTATTGTTCCGAAAAGCAGACAGAAGATGGGACAGAATTTAGAGATATAATAAATAAATTAAACGAAGTGTTCCACAGTACCTCCCAACAGGTCGTTATTCTGTGTATAGGCTCGGATCGTTCAACAGGTGATTCACTCGGTCCTCTTGTAGGAACAATGCTCAAGAAGAGTAAAATATCTTTTCCTGTTTATGGAACATTAGAAGAACCTGTCCACGCTTTAAATATAAAGAAAATTCTGAAGGAAATCGTTCAAATTTATCAAAATCCTTTTATATTGGGAATTGATGCTTGCTTGGGAGATGAACGGCAAATAGGCTATATCTTATTAAAGGAAGGTCCATTAATTCCTGGAATGGCGCTAAACAAATCCTTACCAAGTGTTGGCGATTACCATATGAATGCAATAGTAAATTATCTTGATCCACTCTCACCAGGTCAATCACTCAATACCACAAGACTATTTGTTGTTATGAGGCTGGCCGAATCGATATCAAAAATAATAACTGACGCAGCATTAATTGAAGGATCATTCACCGATGAGAAAGTTATTGAAAAGAATGGATAG
- a CDS encoding GntR family transcriptional regulator, with the protein MGNNWVEEDLISLRERVYLHIKDLILEGEFKTGDRLVERELAERLNISRTPIREALFRLESQGFVKTVPRKGVIVADISEKEIIEVFTILSSLEVLAAKLAAQKLDDDTRNKFMDYIKKVEDCLKDENDSNFSHLHGELNHLLYSSAKNSKLYEMLSGLSDYIRAFAKTGYRNPGRPKQSMEEHLRIMEAIVNQEVEMAEYLTKIHIENSRKAYIEAVNKVKKNK; encoded by the coding sequence GTGGGGAATAACTGGGTAGAGGAAGACCTTATATCTTTACGTGAAAGGGTCTATTTACACATAAAAGATTTGATTTTAGAAGGTGAATTTAAAACTGGGGATCGATTAGTTGAACGTGAACTGGCTGAACGATTAAATATAAGCAGAACTCCTATTCGTGAAGCTTTATTTAGATTAGAATCACAAGGATTTGTAAAAACCGTACCTAGGAAGGGTGTAATTGTTGCTGATATTTCTGAGAAGGAAATTATTGAAGTATTTACCATTCTATCCTCTCTTGAAGTATTAGCAGCTAAACTAGCAGCTCAAAAGCTTGACGATGATACGAGAAATAAATTTATGGATTATATTAAAAAGGTGGAAGATTGCCTTAAAGATGAAAATGATTCTAATTTCTCACATCTACATGGTGAATTAAATCATCTTCTATACAGTTCTGCGAAAAATTCCAAGTTATACGAAATGCTGAGTGGATTATCTGATTATATTAGAGCATTTGCAAAAACAGGTTATAGGAATCCAGGACGGCCAAAACAGTCTATGGAAGAACACTTAAGAATTATGGAAGCCATCGTCAATCAAGAAGTAGAAATGGCTGAATACTTAACAAAAATTCATATTGAAAATTCACGCAAAGCGTATATTGAAGCTGTAAATAAAGTGAAAAAGAACAAATAA
- a CDS encoding NADPH-dependent FMN reductase: MKIVAIVGSLRKGSYNKQLAATIKERYGKIFELEILDIGLLPHFDQDIEINPPETVTDFKRKVKEADGVIIITPEYNWSIPGVLKNALDWLSRVDKVLIGKPVMTAGAATGLMGTLRAQLHLRQILTALQVKLLPPVGNEILINLASAKFNEETGKLIDETTLSFLDGVMERYVNFIKE, encoded by the coding sequence ATGAAAATTGTAGCGATTGTTGGAAGTTTGCGAAAGGGATCTTATAATAAGCAGCTTGCCGCGACTATAAAGGAGCGATACGGAAAAATATTTGAATTAGAAATATTGGACATCGGCTTGCTTCCACATTTTGATCAGGATATTGAAATCAATCCTCCTGAGACCGTTACCGATTTTAAGAGGAAAGTAAAAGAGGCAGACGGGGTAATTATTATTACACCTGAATACAATTGGTCTATTCCAGGTGTGTTAAAAAATGCTTTAGACTGGCTCTCAAGAGTAGATAAGGTGCTTATTGGGAAACCAGTAATGACAGCTGGTGCTGCAACAGGTTTAATGGGTACCCTACGTGCACAGCTCCATTTACGTCAAATCTTGACAGCTTTACAGGTGAAACTTTTGCCACCAGTTGGTAACGAAATTCTAATTAATTTAGCATCTGCCAAATTTAATGAAGAAACAGGAAAGTTAATAGACGAAACAACATTATCTTTCTTAGATGGTGTAATGGAGAGGTATGTCAATTTTATAAAAGAATAG
- a CDS encoding aldo/keto reductase produces MNSLQDTTTLHNGVMMPWLGLGVYKVRQGEEALHAVQHALRVGYKSIDTAALYDNEESVGQAIKESSIPREELFITTKVWNSDQRTDSVLGAFETSLDKLGLDYVDLYLVHWPVKEKYKETWKVLENLYKEGRVRAIGVSNFNIHHLEDLMSVAEIKPMVNQVELHPMLAQIELRDFCKKNEIQIEAWAPLGQGRLLEHPVLQDIASAHHKSIAQVILRWDLQNGIVTIPKSIKEHRIIENANIFDFTLNDSDLEKINALNENKRFGADPDNFDF; encoded by the coding sequence ATGAATAGCTTACAGGATACTACTACATTACATAATGGGGTAATGATGCCATGGTTGGGTTTGGGTGTGTATAAGGTTCGCCAAGGAGAAGAAGCACTGCATGCGGTTCAGCATGCTCTTAGAGTTGGTTATAAAAGCATCGATACAGCTGCACTTTATGATAATGAAGAAAGTGTAGGACAAGCGATTAAAGAATCCAGCATTCCACGTGAAGAGCTGTTTATAACAACAAAAGTTTGGAATTCAGATCAACGTACTGATTCTGTGCTAGGGGCTTTTGAAACAAGCTTAGATAAACTTGGTCTTGATTATGTTGATTTATACCTGGTTCACTGGCCAGTAAAGGAAAAGTATAAAGAAACATGGAAGGTACTTGAGAATTTATATAAAGAAGGTCGTGTTAGAGCAATCGGGGTCAGCAATTTTAATATTCACCATTTGGAAGATTTGATGTCAGTCGCTGAGATTAAACCAATGGTCAATCAGGTGGAATTACACCCAATGTTAGCACAGATCGAACTGCGCGACTTTTGTAAAAAGAATGAGATACAGATTGAAGCGTGGGCTCCGCTTGGTCAAGGTCGTCTACTTGAGCACCCAGTATTACAGGATATCGCTTCAGCACATCATAAATCAATCGCTCAAGTTATTTTGCGATGGGATTTACAAAATGGTATCGTCACGATTCCAAAGTCGATAAAAGAACATCGAATAATAGAGAACGCAAATATTTTTGATTTTACCTTAAATGATAGCGATTTGGAGAAAATCAATGCACTAAACGAAAACAAAAGATTTGGGGCAGACCCTGATAACTTTGATTTTTAA